In Diorhabda sublineata isolate icDioSubl1.1 chromosome 2, icDioSubl1.1, whole genome shotgun sequence, the sequence TAACAGGCTTCGAATTAGTTGAGTATCCACTATATTTTCCAGATTTGGTGCCCAGCAATTACCGACTTGAAGAACCTTTACgtggaaaacgttttttttttcggataaTGAATTCATGTGTGCGTTAAATCAGTTGTATACAAAACATTGATGGGAGAAATGTGTTAACCTTAAGGgaaaatataggaaaataaaattgtggCAAAGGAAAAGGAACCTATATTGAAAAGCTACATACATTTATTTTGTAGATATCAAGAAGGATTTAGGGTACAGTTAAATCGAAGTTTGTGAGATTGTAATCCTTGTCATCAATTTAGAAAAAGGGATAAAAATctgttaatttattaattttatcaatttaatttattaatcaaGATTTACAACGCTGTCGATTCAATACTATTTCTTTCatcttaatatttataaaacaggtTAAAAAGTCATaggataaaaaataatcaatagtaaaaaatacataaacaaatcatgaattgtcaaaaaaaacaattaattaataaatttaaaaaattcttgtaattGAGTCAAATAAcagaaagagaaaatttttagaaataattcacaaaCATATGAAGATGTAGAACAAAGAATATAAAGAGCTCAGTTTAGTTATTAAAGACTCTAAAACTGTATGTGTGAAGATGACGGCATCAGAAGATTGTAGGAGAGTAGAAGATTTAATAATAGATGTTAAACCAAATACTACAAGAATGGATACAAAGTGGTAATAAAGGTTATTTTGCGAACCTGAGGCTCCtgaaaaacaaactaataacAAGAAGAACGAGGTTGAAAATTTACAAGACTCCAATAAGACCAATGTTAACTTATGGTAGTGAATGTTGGATAATGACCCAAGAAGACCAAGGAAGATCAAGAATATTTGAGAGGAAAGTTATTAGAAGGATATATGGAGGAATTAGAATGAACGAAATAGACTGAAGAATCCGAAATGATAGAGAAATCGGTGTAATACTAGGCAATTAAAACATCGTCTGGTTCATTAAAGCCCAGAGATTGAGATGATTTGACCACATTAAAAGAATTGGTCGGTGAAGAACAGATCAATTGGTAAGGTATTAACGCGgtaggttattttttttttttttttctcggGGGCGTAGCCAGTGCACACACTAGGACAAGTGGCCCCCCTGAACCGCCCTATTGTCACCGTGGAACCGTTTAACACATAATCTTCGCCGGTGACGGGCTGTCTTTTCTTCATCTCGTTTTTCTTGTTTCCTACCTCTCCCTTCCTCTGTTGAGACAGAGATTAGGAGTTCGGATATTCAGTTGTTAGTCGTTTTCCAGGCAGTCGTCCGACTTCTTTTGCTGCAGTACTGATGTGGTGTACGCAGCAACGACACCCCACTGTTGTGTGCCCATGAGCATGAGCCGGATCACGTTTTCTGGTGTGACTGGACCCAGTGTCCTGACTACTGCCACTCTTTCCTCCTCAAATCGCCCACAAGCAAAGAAGGTGTGCTCTGCATCATCTGGAACTCCGCAGTACTTGCAGTTCGGCGTCTCCAGCTTCCCCATTCGGTACAGGTATCGTCTGAAGTAGCCGTGCCCTGTGAGGAACTGTGTCAGGTAGAAATCGACATTACCATAAGCTCGTTCGATCCAGGGAGCGACCTGCCCTATCAGCCTGCGGGTCCACCTCCCATTTCGCTCATTGTCCCAGCGTTCCTGCCATGCTGCCATGGTGCGGATTCTCTCCTCCTTGGCGGCCTGTGTTCTTCCCACCTCGCCGCTCCTCTCGTACACTCGCTTACGTTCGATAGCGAGAAGGTCGATTGGGATTACTCCAGCTACTGCGAGCACTGCTGCCTCTGACACCGTGCAATATGAGGAACATATCCTTAGGGCACCCCTGCGTTGGACGCTGGCCATCCGCTTTCTGTACTTCTTCACCAGGAGTGCATCTGCCCATATCTCTGCTCCGTACAGGAGGATGGAGTGGGTCGTGGCCATCAGCAACTTTCGCCTTTTATACGAGGGTCCTCCCAAGTTACTCATCAACCTACCGAGCGAGTTAGTCCTTTCGGCTGCCTTGTCGGTGACTCTTCTTATATGTTCCCAGTAACACAGCTTCGTGTCCAGGGTAACTCCGAGGTACTTGGCGGtactttttgtttgtatttcctCCTGGTTGACGTGGATGGTCACTAATGTGGGAATCCTCTTTCTCGTCGAGGACAATCTCCGTCTTTGGCAGTGCCAGCTCCAAGCCATGTTCGTGCATCCACCCATTAACTCGTCGCATCAACTCGTTCAACTTGATTTCGGCGAGCTCTAAGTTGCGAGCAGTGATGACGGCGGCGATGTCGTCAGCGTACCCCACCAGGAATGACTTCTGCGGCATCTGAATCTTCAAAAGACTGTCGTAAAGGGCGTTCCAGAGATCAGGTCCCAATATCGAACCTTGTGCCACACCAGCAGACAGCCGTTTTGTTCTCTGCCCTTCTTCCGTCGTGTACAGTAGGAGTCTGTCCTGAAAGTAGTCATCTAGCAAACGCAAAAGGTACCTCGGTATCTGAAACGTGTTTCGCAGTGTGCTTAGTATGTCCTCCCATCTGGCTGAGTTGAAAGCATTCTTCACGTCTAGGGTAACTAGCAAGGCAAGGGGTCGGGCTGCGTGACACGGTATCCTTGTCTCCTCTACTGCTTTTATAACCTCTTGTATGGCCCCCACAGTCGATCTTTTGGGTCTAAAGCCGTACTGTCTATCGGAGAGGTTACCTGCTTCTTCTATGGCTTCGGTGATTCTCGGCTTGATCAGCATCTCCATAAGCTTGCCTGCGGTATCCAGCATACTCAGGGGTCTATAAGCTGAAGGTGAGTTAGGGTCGCCTTTACCTTTGCTGATCAGGACCAGCTTTGCTTTCTTCCATCGGGCACTGAATGTTCCTGTTCTTAGACATTCATTGTACATGCGAAGTAGCATTTCTGGTTCGCAGTTTGCGACGGCTTTAAGAGCTTCGGTGGGGATCCCGTCTGGTCCCGGAGCCTTGTTTGGTTTTAGAAGGGCTACTGCTTTCTTTAGATCATCTTGGCTGAATGGGATTACTTCTGTTGGGTCAATGGCGTATTCTAGCTTTTCCCTTGGTGGATGTGTTGGGAATAGGCCTTCTACTATTCGCTCCATCAGGTGCGTGTCGGTTGGAGCTGTGGTCGCCATTCCCAGTCTTTTTGTTACAATCTTGTAACCAGTACCCCAGGGGTCATTGTTCACTTCTTGACAAAGCTCTTTCCAGCATTTGTGTTTGCTGCTGCTGATGACCTTTCGCAGGTCCTTTTTTTGCTGCTTTGTACTCCTCCGTTAGTGCTTCTGCGTCTGCCCTATTGTGGGATCTCTGGGCGATTCGTCTCGATCGGATACAGGCTGTTCGTAGCTCGGCAATTTCCTCGTTCCACCAGTAAACAGATCTTCGTGGaggttattattattgatataattatacatggtgtataattttcttcaactttcaaCTTCTTTTAGTGATAATTTGTcctgattttaggtctgtttactatgaaaatcagtttaaatactattttttttatttaaatcggattttcataaaaaagagGCTTAATAACTCGTATCTTTTTCTTTGGGTCTTACTCACACTTCaggattttttctttatttttttattactaccCGTATATAATCTTTCAATTACTATTTACAATTTCTGATTTTCCTTATTCACATTTTTCAGTCCTTACTCACACTTCAGGatcccttttttatttttgttaaatcacAACCTTTTTTAAAAGccttttataaacttttttaaagatagtcattgttttaaattattactacaAAGTTGACAATATAAGGTcaacattaatttatatattactttatattaaaaattaatttcgattCATGATTCGATAATCATAAAAGTTTCTCACTTTATTGAATGGCGAATTATGAATATTAGATTTTCCCGCTTACCTTCTAGGTAAATGACTAGGTTCAATAGCTCCCAATTCCCCAAACAGATCTCCGCAGGCCAGTTTCAGTGTTTCATCTTTTTCTCTACACCCCGTTGTTAAAACATCAATAAGTTCAACTATGGTAGCATCAATTCCATTATAATCGAGGATCATTTGATCCAGTGCTTCTCTGTCTTGTTCTAAATAAGTTTTGAGTTGCTTGAGACCCTGTATACGAACTTCTGTGGATTCGTGCATtatgtatttcaaaaatctctgAATCTTctctttcaaattatttttttcgaacaaCTCCAGATATTTCCTAATAACCATAATGATCTCCAGGTTAATTTTGTTATGGCTAACGAAAAATAAATCTGGTATATGATTCTTCATGtggatttcattttgtataatcAGATAATTCAACATATCGTTTACTTCTGTTGTACAATGATCAATTAAAGGTAGTACGGAAACACAAATCACAGCTAAGTGTGGTCCTAGTGATTCTATTTCGCATGTACGGATGAAGGCGTCCCAAATTGTGCAAGTCAATCgaggaaaatttttataatttattgtttgtaGCATTGCAATTATTTTGAATCTCAAAGGCATTATATGTTTCGACCCCATAAACctagaacagaaaaaaaaatgatatatgcTAAAAGATGATATAATATAGAAATTCCTAAGCAATAAGAGTGTTCAGACCTATAACCAAAGACTCTGAAAGCCTAGGCaacacaccaagcatttttcaagcagaaatttatgcaattgataAAAGTGTCCAATTAGCTCTAAGCTCTAATGTTATAAAATCCAAATTCGTTTGGGATTGCTTGGAAAAATTAAACGtgctaggcaagaaaaataaaatggttTCTGGGACAGACCTGAGCGAAGGAAAATGAAAGAGTTAAAGCTGGGACAAACAAGCCCTTCATGAGACCTGAACCCTTCTATTGTATCAGCTACAGAGCAATAGAAAAAGCATCAGAAAAGAAGAAGCAAAACCAATGGGCTAAAACAGACAAAGattcttctgggaaactataaccatagaagatctgctgaatgtatcaacctgaGTGAGAGAAGCCTAATAGGGATTCTATAAAAGCTCTATCGCTTCAATGGTCACGTCATGAAGCTAGACATAGCAGaaaatgcggcgtgcagattctGTTGCACAGAAGATAAAGACTCCATCCACAATCTCTCAAAGTGTGAAACACCAAGGaattccagagcactacacctgggagtgCTTTGaatagaagacaaagatctctggcaattgaagccatttcacattctagactttttgaaAAGAGTGGGATTGATAGATCAGTTGTAAACACTGGGTACTCCGGTGTCGCAGCATGAAAGGGTATGTCCCCCTTTCATGCTGCGATAGATCTTTTGGGTCGTAGTGTTTATGACACCtcaatatctacatacatacatacatagaTCTTCTAAAACTATTAGAATGATTAGGAAAACTcttgatttgaaataataattgaatgtaACGCggttaaaatattaattaaagtgAAATGTTTATCAAACATCATCATTATAAATACGTACTTGAACAAATCGGCCAAACTAAGCAGGAATTTGTCCTTTCCTGCATTTTTAGATATCATTTTGAGATCGAAATATAAGAGTACTCCCAGAAAATGAGATTGGAGATATTCTTGAATAGAATTAGCTTTTCCCTGGTTTTCGAAATCTTCGTTAGAAAGCAATCGTAAAGCTAATAATACTTTATCgtttttttcgtgaaaattcaaAAGTAGTTCGTTCAAGATGATCTAAAAACacacacaaaaaatataaactaattttttaacaaaatatgattAAGAAATTACTCAACAAacatttcaatttgaaaattcaagttTCTCCTAAaccaattcgacttcaaacaaTTGTAGATtgattaagaaattattttttttaatttagatagTATATAGGTTGTCCTACTTGAACATAGTTTGTTAAACATTAAGCATAAGTCAGAAACTATGTGCCTCAATTGGGTAGATCAGCTTATTGCGGATCCTAACCCAAAACGAGATTTTGATCAATTTACTTAAGTTACATATGGTTGCCGATGGAAAAACAATGTTGCCGGCAATTGAACAAAGGCGCTCACAAGGAGAGGATGATACtcattaaagtttttttttaattttgctaGTAAAGTATAAGATCATACTAGAACAGAAAAAATAGGATGTCGGTTTTCAAGGGTGAAATATCGATCCACTGAATCGATTCAGTACAAGTcgatttaaaaaatcgatttatttagtCCGACGAATCGATTCTTTAATTAATCGATATCAGATCCCTGATTAAAAAcactatattttgatattttattgtcaCAACCCCACAATAATCATATTTACCACCaagattttttctcaatttctgtTTGACGttgatttttttgcagtttttccaTTACCAATTTCAAGAATTCAGAAAAATCATGTAATCTAACCAAATGAACCAATGAACTCACCCGGAAATTACGTTTTCTTAAAGACACCCCACTGGAATGAGtggaattttccaaaaatatcataCACTGTTTAATATCTTCATTAGGCATATCTTCTagaaatatatgtataaatatatatccaTATTTGGAAGACAACATTTCTCCTAGATCAATATCCATCATCGTTGCCATTTCTTGTATCAAGTTCTTGACGGCTGGCATCTTCACAGTCTTGGCAACgaaaaatggaagtaaatagTTGCATTCTTGGTTAACAAAATCTTTAGATCCGTAGAATCCCAACATGTGCGCTACCTGTTCTAGTGATGTTGCCAAATTGGACTCAACGGCACAACACAATTGAGTTATTACTTcgcaaatttcttttttattttgactgtAAATAATCGTTGTGctggttttattattttccgcTAATTTGAAACATCTATCAACTGCATCCAAGTTATATTTGGATGTTGGTGTCATAATGAAATGGATGAAAAGTTTCAGAGTTTCTAACCAGACGCTGCCCGAATTTACTTTGCCAATAGCCTCTAAAGTACACAATAACGTTTCTTGTAAGTCAAAATTGGATTCTTTAAGTGACCTTTCTGTGAAATCTAGCATTTCAGAGAATATTACTCTTATAATACGACTTTTTATATCTTCTGATAGAACTGGATTATCCTAAAACGATTAGATTTTAACATCCTTTtcattatttagaattttaattctaatttatacctttattttataataatagacCGAGTCAAATAAAGAGGAAAAAGTAGGAGCTGTTGATGATGATTcagaaaatgaaatatcttGTTTTAGGCAATACAGATAATCGAAATCAACAAAGCGAATGCAGCAGTTGAAGATAGATCCAAAAATGGTCAGTTATCTGGGAGAAGAAGGCAAGACTTGGATATGGAAGATGATGAAGGAAACATGGAGATCAGAAACATTATCACCAGAATGAGAGGAGAATTTGCTAGTTCCAATCAGAAAAACTACAAGCCTAACTTCGGTGTTCTACAAGATATACATTAGAATAATACAAGGATGGCTTAGAGAAGAAGTATATAAGAAACTAGAAGAACAAGAGCAGGAACACGAATAATGGATGGTCAGTTATCTGGGAGAAGAAGACAAGATTTGGATATGGGAGTTGATGAAGGAAACTTGGAGATCAGAAACATTATCACAAGAATGAGAGGAGAATTTGCTAGCCTAACTTCGGTGTTCTACAAGATATACATTAGGATAATACAAGGAAGGCTTAGAGAAGAAGTATATGAGAAACTGGAAGAGCAATCAGCATACACAAAAGGATCAAGAACAATAGATGGTCAATTATCTTGAGAGGTATTCCAAAATTGTAGTGatcatttgaattttaatgattCGTTGGCTATTTGTGACAAGCagctagaaaaaaaattaatatataattgatatttattatatactcaCATAGCAAAAAGTGACAATTGGTTCAATAACTTGTGTAAACTTATCTCTAACTTCTTTATTGGGATCAGCTGCAAGTTGAACCCAAATTTGTGTCACATCAACAGAATGGAATTGTAGAAGGTGACTTGAGAAAGATGGTAATGTTCCTAGAGCTGCCATTTTTAAATCTAGACAtggttttgatattgaattaaGGACGTGTTTCAAATTCGATGAAAGCATATGGTGTTCAACTTGAATTTTGTTATACTTTATGGCAACGGCATTTTGTCCAAACTTTTGGTATATTAGGTCATCAACATAATCACTATTTGTTTGCAAGGTGCATTTTTTGCAACAGATTGTAGATTGTAGGCAATTTCTATCATCATCCCagtatacaatttttaaaaagtccAAACTTACGGCACATAAAACATTATGCAAAGTATATAAAGTGCTTTCTAAGACTTTcgatatttgtaataaaatggCAGGATTTATAATTTGAGATAAAATTCTATCAGTATCTTCAAATATGGTTAAAATGTGAGGAATACTTTCAACAacctaaaaattgatattattatagttgaaagaaaaagataaaGTGTTTTTATGCTACAAGTATATAacatagaatttaaaaaattttaatgatatgCTTCCTACTGTGTTATTActcaaaagcaaaaaaatacgCATGATTTCAAAAATTGCTTATTCCAGTCCAATTCCAGTCCCTTTGAACCTTGTATTGACCTTTCCAAATTTCATATCATTGTTTATATCTATACCAATTGATAAAATCTTAACAAAGTGAgaatgtatcaaaatttaaaacttgaaatagcaaaaaatcaGTTCTAATTTGCATCAAGCCACGGCCCTGGCCTGGTTTTCATTGGAACCTTGTTGATACTCTAGAAATCAATTATTGAGCCACATGGAATGTCTACAGCACTTGACAAAATATTAACGAAgggaaaatgtatcaaaatttagAGCTTGAAGTAGCAAAAAATCAGTTCTAATTTGCATCAAGCCACGGCCCTGGCCTGGTTTTCATTGGAACCTTGTTAATACTCTAGAAATCAATTATTGTGCCACATGGAATGTTTATAGCACTTGACAAAATATTAACGAAgggaaaatgtatcaaaattttgCCACATATAATCTTTGTACTACTTGTACTTCCACAAGACTATTCCAATAGAAGCAATTGCAACAGTATTCTGTTCAGGAGGAATCTTACAATCTTACTAGGTCGCACTAGAtggaataattttcaagtaAACCCATTGTTGAATTGCAGTAAATTGACATGTTTTTCACAGCATTAAAAAGTATTGATAGATACTTATCAACctttaaaaaataactatttcaagTAGAAATATATGTCAGCAtcacaattaaaattaaaataaatcccCAAGTTCTTATATTAAAAAGTTgccaaataacaaattataaatattttgcttcAGAAGTTAGTTTGGTCAAagataattttatcattgtaaGTTACATAAACTGTTATTCACTCTAAATCAAcatttgataaaacaataagCTTTTAACATATTAGTAATAAGTGTTAAGCATTGTATTATTTGGGTATACTCACCAATAGCatattatccaaattttttgattgaaattcCAATTTACATATCTTCATatacaaattttccatttcccTTATGCTACTCTGTTTTGGAGTGAttaatttacttgaaataagtaaaaataatttattgagcGCTTTTAAAGAAATACTTCTTGAAATGTTCTGAGTCCACAAGTATCTGTAAAATGATCTTACGATCATCTTTACATCTcctattgttttttcttctgcAATAACATTTATAGGAAATTGATTTTCACTTTTATAAACAAAAGTCTTTAGGATCGGAAAACCTATGATGTTGAAAattatgtgaatattttttgaatttgtcACTGAAATGAATGCGATAAAAAAGTCTAGAGCATCTTCGAAGGTTGTGTTAGACTTTTGACAATTGCTGGCAtggttcaaatattttcttataaagttAACCATTAGTtctatttcatcaaaataactGAAAGAAATTGGGTGATTCCgacttttaattaaatttaaattgatctGAACCAACATTTTACTtaagcttttaaaaaaatgtataaatcttGATATGTTACAGTCCTCTCCACATTTTTTTTGGGCAagttcatttattataattttatatattctagaccaaattttacttatatcttcagagtatattttcaaattatcacaAGGACCTTCAATTGCTCCAATGTCATTGTAAATTTGATCATAAAAACTGAATATGATGGcaacatttgaaaaatcaagATTTTCTAATCTATAATCAATGCTATTGTCTTTCAATTCATTACCTACATATTTAGCTGCAAGTATCTGTAATTCTTCAGAAGGTGCAAATCCTTTCCTGCTATTTaaagtaatattaaaaagaaatgcAGTAATATGAGGAATATTTGTGAATAGATTTCTAGTCTTTTCACTActacttaaatattttaaaagacaCTGTTCACATTtagttgtattttttctattgatctcCCTCGAATTGAAAGTTCTGTAcacaaacttttcaaataaacttgaaaacaacaaaaatttggattttatttctGGGTGATTAATGgaatcagttttttttgtagataattcaataaaaacatctGCAATTTCCAGCTGCAATTCTTCGCTAGAATTGGACAAGAGAAATAATAGATGATCTAACATTGAAAATGTATATTCATCAAATCCACATGAAGTAAAATTCTTTGTTAACATATACTCTATAAATTTTAGTAACTTTTGTAAAATCAGAGTACATTTGGAGGGAGAGTGAATTTCCATAAAAACTGGGTTCAAATTGAGTTCCTGATTTAATTCTTCTAAATTTCCGGGAATAAACACTTGTAATACTAATTTTTGGTTTGCAGTTTTGTAATAGTCAACTAacaatttcaatacttttttgtattctttGGATAATTCTTTAAAAACGTCTAGCTGTGTATTGAACAATTGGTCCAGAATACTTAGCTGTATATCTACAATAATGTCATGGACtttactaaatttttcattgcctaataaataaaagaacTGCCCTAAAAGCCACACTGTAAAGgctttatatttttcttgtatttcttgATATTGTTCGTTTGTAACATTGTATtctttattgtaaataaacaaaatattggaaTACTCTTTAGACTGTATAATTGAAGCCAATTTCCTGATACTTGCTTCCCAACATTCTGCTTTTATTATAACAGGTACAGTATCATTAAACATTTTCCACATTGAGAATGCAggtattttttcttctaaagaACTCATCTTCTGTTGTGccttcaataattttctttataacttcaatttttttcataaacttttatttattgtgatttttaatgaaattctttaaatcatttttcacgTTACTGATGTTACCGCCACTTGTTTTGATGACTTTTTGATTGACGtttaacataattttgaatttttgacatCAGATCAGTTTGAACTATTAGGTTTGAAATGTACAGCT encodes:
- the LOC130453407 gene encoding serine/threonine-protein kinase ATR-like isoform X2, with the translated sequence MSSLEEKIPAFSMWKMFNDTVPVIIKAECWEASIRKLASIIQSKEYSNILFIYNKEYNVTNEQYQEIQEKYKAFTVWLLGQFFYLLGNEKFSKVHDIIVDIQLSILDQLFNTQLDVFKELSKEYKKVLKLLVDYYKTANQKLVLQVFIPGNLEELNQELNLNPVFMEIHSPSKCTLILQKLLKFIEYMLTKNFTSCGFDEYTFSMLDHLLFLLSNSSEELQLEIADVFIELSTKKTDSINHPEIKSKFLLFSSLFEKFVYRTFNSREINRKNTTKCEQCLLKYLSSSEKTRNLFTNIPHITAFLFNITLNSRKGFAPSEELQILAAKYVGNELKDNSIDYRLENLDFSNVAIIFSFYDQIYNDIGAIEGPCDNLKIYSEDISKIWSRIYKIIINELAQKKCGEDCNISRFIHFFKSLSKMLVQINLNLIKSRNHPISFSYFDEIELMVNFIRKYLNHASNCQKSNTTFEDALDFFIAFISVTNSKNIHIIFNIIGFPILKTFVYKSENQFPINVIAEEKTIGDVKMIVRSFYRYLWTQNISRSISLKALNKLFLLISSKLITPKQSSIREMENLYMKICKLEFQSKNLDNMLLVVESIPHILTIFEDTDRILSQIINPAILLQISKVLESTLYTLHNVLCAVSLDFLKIVYWDDDRNCLQSTICCKKCTLQTNSDYVDDLIYQKFGQNAVAIKYNKIQVEHHMLSSNLKHVLNSISKPCLDLKMAALGTLPSFSSHLLQFHSVDVTQIWVQLAADPNKEVRDKFTQVIEPIVTFCYDNPVLSEDIKSRIIRVIFSEMLDFTERSLKESNFDLQETLLCTLEAIGKVNSGSVWLETLKLFIHFIMTPTSKYNLDAVDRCFKLAENNKTSTTIIYSQNKKEICEVITQLCCAVESNLATSLEQVAHMLGFYGSKDFVNQECNYLLPFFVAKTVKMPAVKNLIQEMATMMDIDLGEMLSSKYGYIFIHIFLEDMPNEDIKQCMIFLENSTHSSGVSLRKRNFRIILNELLLNFHEKNDKVLLALRLLSNEDFENQGKANSIQEYLQSHFLGVLLYFDLKMISKNAGKDKFLLSLADLFKFMGSKHIMPLRFKIIAMLQTINYKNFPRLTCTIWDAFIRTCEIESLGPHLAVICVSVLPLIDHCTTEVNDMLNYLIIQNEIHMKNHIPDLFFVSHNKINLEIIMVIRKYLELFEKNNLKEKIQRFLKYIMHESTEVRIQGLKQLKTYLEQDREALDQMILDYNGIDATIVELIDVLTTGCREKDETLKLACGDLFGELGAIEPSHLPRRYTQEDTSFCFYINEDTFIVNSLNELIKAFQAEKNTQSMDRYALAIQETLKGYEISPDPHSNKHYLWVQFPDTQREVMLPLLSSRYMIAQPVLATNLTTPIYGSTSGSTFQAWLYNWTCSLISSLPDGRKTLLKVYLPSMKQDRRILMHFMPHILLHALLEGSDRIAEKCLVEIQTITSSITDNRAILNVRPDINTETPTVTPEKIKQIQCTKVVFLLLDYLDRWVREWQWQKGMEGSTEKHFKIITCFLNKLCKLQLAKCNYQSGEYPRALMYLEDYITDSNGELHNNLSFFAEIYAQLEEPDGVDGVMALQPNEPSLEQRILALEVAGKLADATNCYERMPQPLQLQHIQGLTQCYLGLDNVNTALYFVKGALNSQQEFNNMLLEMQAEPLWRLGQYDELNTLIKDPKLSKNKSWGVQVGKALLHIKNGERNYFKSTIDGLMMQQVFSFGATSLEEGAYKSGYGCVSKLHALNELQQVEKIIFDLLDSPNNREYAENVIKKLSKEWSLRLKVVQESVGIIEPILCLRRVSLNLAKHIAEEKFQTALPYLNSLIGESWLLSAKTARSAGMHQQAYTYSIKAEEYAPSTLFLDKAKLHWLREEHEQALHCLRRGVEVIMPEGSSPDMLTIEQRKLCAEAKLLMATYNEELSNVDIDVNRQIFKESVEIFKEWEKSLVCLAHFLDKLFQSYSSAEQDSRGSDLQLQMINYFGKSLQYGTHYIYQSMPRMLSIWFDYGTRLLEVSQNSVKEERKLILLRMTKLIDCFLERLPSYVFLTAFSQLVSRICHPQKEVYIMLKSIIIKLVQQYPQQSLWMVISVIKSSYSVRSKRCAEILCDPRLKTTSLTRLVRDFTSLAEKLIELCNKEIPADANTASVNSLLRTLPRLLAKDDFSEIMVPTFKLRKLIIPNPDFSNAQHNPFPNAYVYIVGIEDEISVLQSLQKPRKISLKGSDGKRYIFMLKPKDDLRKDFRLMEFNDIVNHLLAREGEARQRRLNIRLYSVAPLNEECGLIEWVHNLVGLRPVLLSLYKQKGYIMKAKELRDACCNIRDSLEKKRDVFLKKLIPRHPPILGEWFRKTFPDAQSWLTARTAYVRTTAVMSMAGYMLGLGDRHGENIQLDSTCGDVVHVDFNCLFNKDEDDMPILKRKTN